A part of Melittangium boletus DSM 14713 genomic DNA contains:
- a CDS encoding CheR family methyltransferase, which translates to MTDAECQELLRWAAPRLGLRLVGFRRVRGQVCKRVGRRMKALGVPGLSAYLALLEEDATERALLDALCRVTVSRFYRDQAVFDALREPLLPQVLASARARGETRLRVWSAGCASGEEPYSVSVLFRRGLAPRFPDFHLELVATDADAALLERARRGCYSRATLRELPSEWVGEAFTSEADEVCLRPEYREGLDFRCEDLREQMPEGPFHLVLCRNVAFTYFAPPVQQRVLAGLMERLVPGGLLVIGSQESLPEGALGLARAAGPDAPLWFRQPPREA; encoded by the coding sequence ATGACGGATGCCGAGTGCCAGGAGTTGCTGCGGTGGGCCGCGCCTCGGCTGGGGTTGCGCCTGGTGGGCTTCCGCCGTGTGCGCGGCCAGGTGTGCAAACGCGTCGGCCGGCGGATGAAGGCGCTCGGGGTGCCGGGCCTGTCCGCCTACCTCGCCCTGCTGGAAGAGGACGCCACCGAGCGGGCCCTGTTGGATGCCCTGTGCCGCGTCACCGTGTCTCGCTTCTACCGGGACCAGGCCGTCTTCGACGCGCTCCGTGAGCCGCTGTTGCCCCAGGTGTTGGCGTCCGCGCGGGCTCGGGGCGAGACCCGTCTCCGGGTGTGGAGCGCGGGATGTGCCTCGGGCGAGGAGCCCTACTCCGTGTCCGTCCTCTTCCGGCGGGGCCTCGCGCCGCGCTTCCCGGACTTCCATCTGGAACTGGTGGCCACGGACGCGGACGCCGCGCTCCTCGAGCGGGCCCGCCGGGGTTGCTACTCGCGGGCCACGCTGCGCGAACTGCCCTCCGAGTGGGTGGGCGAGGCCTTCACCTCCGAAGCCGACGAGGTGTGTCTGCGTCCCGAGTACCGCGAGGGCCTGGACTTCCGGTGCGAGGACCTGCGCGAGCAGATGCCCGAGGGCCCCTTCCATCTGGTGCTCTGCCGCAACGTGGCCTTCACCTACTTCGCCCCGCCCGTGCAGCAGCGGGTGTTGGCGGGCCTGATGGAACGGCTCGTGCCCGGAGGACTGCTCGTCATCGGCTCCCAGGAGTCCCTGCCGGAGGGGGCCCTCGGGCTCGCGCGAGCCGCGGGTCCGGACGCGCCGCTGTGGTTCCGTCAGCCCCCGCGCGAGGCGTAA
- a CDS encoding S1 family peptidase, producing the protein MRIRGLLVGLLCACTPSSQAPDGLLPRGLHADAVVGGLEAPEDEAVVALVARRVRCAGESLTPLCSGALIAPDVVLTAAHCLEVFGPEGAYEVFLGERLPVDSGAGGRFVRVARAVRHPDYEPSTHAQDVALLRLASPVDVPALRLPGSGGDGLAPGRDVRVVGFGSTKDAALPSGGRRQGGLRVTDVGPESFHAGPAPAMSCVGDSGGPVLARDAEGHEVLVGITVSGDFACQEDAVQVRVAALRESFLQPFLAEPPAPAQVELPPGLLCTAPCTRDAECPSGLACVSPAEGEPGRCLLHALQSGDYGASCTGDAQCGSDGLCARLEPEGAEACRCFTPCEPPPPDEARGCMSAPGLGLLVGGMGCSAWRRRLRRA; encoded by the coding sequence GTGAGGATCCGGGGGTTGCTGGTGGGCTTGCTGTGCGCCTGTACGCCCTCATCCCAGGCACCGGATGGCCTCCTGCCGAGGGGCCTCCACGCGGACGCGGTGGTGGGCGGCTTGGAGGCACCGGAGGATGAGGCCGTGGTGGCGCTGGTCGCCCGGCGCGTGCGCTGCGCGGGTGAGTCGCTGACGCCGCTGTGCTCGGGGGCGTTGATTGCCCCGGACGTGGTGCTGACGGCGGCGCACTGTCTGGAGGTCTTCGGCCCGGAGGGGGCCTACGAGGTCTTCCTCGGGGAGCGGTTGCCGGTGGACTCGGGCGCGGGAGGCCGGTTCGTCCGGGTGGCGAGGGCCGTGCGGCATCCAGACTACGAGCCCTCGACACATGCCCAGGACGTGGCCCTGTTGCGCCTGGCCTCGCCGGTGGATGTCCCCGCGCTGCGGCTGCCCGGGTCCGGAGGGGACGGACTGGCGCCAGGCCGGGACGTGCGCGTGGTGGGCTTCGGGTCCACGAAGGACGCGGCGCTGCCCTCGGGCGGGCGGCGCCAGGGCGGTTTGAGGGTGACGGACGTGGGACCCGAGTCCTTCCACGCGGGCCCCGCTCCGGCGATGAGCTGTGTGGGAGACAGCGGAGGTCCCGTGCTGGCGCGAGACGCGGAGGGCCACGAGGTGCTCGTGGGCATCACCGTGAGCGGCGACTTCGCCTGCCAGGAGGACGCCGTCCAGGTCCGCGTGGCCGCGCTGCGCGAGTCCTTCCTCCAGCCCTTCCTCGCCGAGCCCCCGGCGCCCGCCCAGGTGGAACTCCCGCCTGGGCTCCTGTGCACCGCGCCATGCACGCGGGACGCGGAATGTCCCTCGGGGCTGGCATGCGTCTCCCCAGCCGAGGGCGAGCCGGGCCGTTGTCTCCTGCATGCGCTGCAATCGGGTGATTATGGCGCGAGTTGTACGGGAGATGCCCAGTGCGGCTCGGACGGGCTGTGCGCGCGGCTGGAGCCAGAGGGCGCCGAGGCGTGCCGGTGTTTCACGCCGTGCGAGCCGCCCCCGCCGGACGAGGCCCGTGGCTGCATGAGCGCGCCGGGCCTGGGTCTCCTGGTGGGGGGCATGGGGTGCTCGGCCTGGCGCCGCCGTCTCCGGCGCGCGTGA
- a CDS encoding SRPBCC family protein, whose protein sequence is MWHAMGGLLLVMALVAGDARAAESTDWKTVSTGDVVIRVRPRVDIPGGREFWAEGDMDVELPSIRSALKDHEKFRRWMPHVTESRVLSEADGGGSRVTYTQLDLPIISNRDYVLRVEEQEGRDDEGRETFQQRWSPANDVLPERRGVVRLLRNAGSWFFTAKPEGGVHFVYRFTVEPGGSIPGFLAGVGQTDAVMDTVRAVERRARQLSAEDPAR, encoded by the coding sequence ATGTGGCATGCGATGGGAGGCCTGCTCCTGGTGATGGCCCTGGTGGCCGGGGACGCGCGGGCCGCGGAGTCCACGGACTGGAAGACGGTGTCGACGGGGGACGTGGTCATCCGTGTGCGTCCACGAGTGGACATTCCCGGGGGCCGGGAGTTCTGGGCCGAGGGCGATATGGACGTGGAGCTGCCGTCCATCCGGTCCGCGCTCAAGGACCACGAGAAGTTCCGGCGGTGGATGCCCCATGTGACGGAGTCCCGGGTCCTGTCGGAGGCGGACGGGGGCGGCTCCCGCGTGACGTACACGCAGCTGGACCTGCCCATCATCTCCAATCGGGACTACGTGCTGCGCGTGGAGGAGCAGGAGGGCCGTGACGACGAGGGGCGGGAGACGTTCCAGCAGCGCTGGTCCCCCGCCAACGACGTGCTGCCCGAGCGCCGTGGCGTGGTGCGGCTGTTGCGCAACGCGGGCAGCTGGTTCTTCACCGCCAAACCCGAGGGGGGCGTGCACTTCGTCTACCGCTTCACCGTGGAGCCGGGGGGCTCCATTCCCGGCTTCCTCGCGGGCGTGGGCCAGACGGACGCCGTGATGGACACGGTGCGAGCCGTGGAGCGGCGCGCGCGCCAGCTCTCGGCGGAGGACCCGGCGCGTTAG
- a CDS encoding DUF2267 domain-containing protein — MSDTPPGNPQSRGGKPSPSRPGAQAASFLTHLSEVRKVDARLTEAAAVSVITALLQRLEPEETPETPDPLALKLLELLPLSLSAPVAATEAPEELFVCVSRAVGRDASEVEPLVRAVFQGLREYLSEAEAQEVERQLSWDLQHLWRRTQ; from the coding sequence ATGTCCGACACCCCCCCTGGCAACCCCCAGAGCCGTGGCGGCAAGCCGTCCCCCTCCCGCCCGGGCGCCCAGGCCGCCTCCTTCCTCACCCACCTGTCCGAGGTCCGCAAGGTGGACGCCCGTCTGACCGAGGCCGCCGCGGTCTCCGTCATCACCGCGCTGCTCCAGCGACTCGAGCCCGAGGAGACCCCGGAGACCCCGGACCCCCTGGCCCTCAAGTTGCTGGAGCTGCTGCCCCTGTCGCTCTCGGCGCCAGTGGCCGCCACCGAGGCGCCCGAGGAGCTGTTCGTGTGCGTGTCCCGGGCGGTGGGTCGGGACGCCTCCGAGGTGGAACCGCTCGTGCGCGCCGTCTTCCAGGGTCTGCGCGAGTACCTGTCCGAGGCCGAGGCCCAGGAGGTGGAGCGCCAGCTGTCCTGGGACCTGCAACACCTGTGGCGGCGGACCCAATGA
- a CDS encoding DUF2381 family protein codes for MDGGAAPTVHRVRPGAWFLLPLLLSLPTSAREAEVATLQRRTLVLSSRAGVGPPTELSVKVGVATVVCFDSPARPDLQVSEQERTSLGELMPIKGCLVILPKRNLGADERVEMSVLVEPGAEPLRFVLVTRLEAVDLSVKVVRASPSAEDEGVAEVARSLLAAPAARPRLDVAQRVTDYGARTSSGQVDSVVWMGRRFFATLAVRVRKKRLAPWGLIQVRVRTPLPDGVLWEAPARLVSGPSDDSTVQRYIATGVLPEGASGVELALDGAEALGVFQPLHREAP; via the coding sequence GTGGACGGAGGGGCCGCACCTACTGTCCATCGCGTGCGCCCTGGAGCTTGGTTCCTCCTGCCCCTCCTGCTGTCCCTCCCAACCTCTGCTCGGGAGGCGGAAGTCGCCACGCTCCAGCGGCGCACGCTCGTGTTGTCCTCGCGGGCCGGAGTGGGGCCACCCACTGAACTGAGCGTGAAGGTGGGAGTCGCCACCGTCGTGTGCTTCGACTCGCCCGCGCGGCCCGACCTCCAGGTGTCCGAGCAGGAGCGGACCTCCCTGGGTGAACTGATGCCGATCAAGGGATGCCTGGTCATTCTCCCGAAGCGGAACCTGGGCGCGGACGAGCGCGTGGAGATGTCGGTCCTGGTCGAGCCCGGCGCCGAGCCCCTGCGCTTCGTGCTCGTGACACGGCTCGAGGCGGTGGACCTGAGCGTCAAGGTGGTGCGGGCCTCCCCCAGCGCCGAGGACGAGGGCGTGGCGGAGGTGGCGAGGAGTCTGCTCGCGGCACCTGCTGCGCGTCCCCGGCTCGACGTGGCGCAGCGGGTGACGGATTACGGTGCTCGGACCTCTTCCGGTCAGGTCGACTCGGTGGTGTGGATGGGACGGCGCTTCTTCGCCACCCTGGCCGTGCGTGTCCGGAAGAAGCGGCTCGCTCCGTGGGGTCTGATTCAAGTGAGGGTGCGGACTCCGCTCCCGGACGGCGTTTTGTGGGAAGCGCCCGCGCGTCTGGTGTCGGGGCCATCGGATGATTCCACTGTTCAGAGATACATCGCGACGGGCGTGCTGCCAGAAGGAGCGTCTGGGGTGGAACTGGCGCTGGATGGTGCCGAGGCGCTGGGTGTGTTCCAGCCGCTTCATCGGGAGGCTCCATGA
- a CDS encoding ferritin-like domain-containing protein has protein sequence MQNNTWTDAALLDHLQKAVYLELWTLPLYLTAAYSLQVPGSDSENPPQLKSLRGKSNPKRSREQLAFNNLYSVAVQEMLHLELASNLFNALFAPRGHTPKFTGDWAPRYDQCPSWIALKKPVQLGAVNPEQMSLLAAIETPEPATDGAPNGPQETYDSIGQFYKAVEQGVNQRWSELYQPHADHRQKSEFTDPKYPGDDYTGFSSVIDSQDSEAARKQANAVIQAIIGQGEGSRGPVIDSDLRPEDANDVEDRFSHFARFRMVQAMLKLDGPLKTYPTPGSRGLATAQRQLTAGFASLLAALEKGYAGDDALDLGSMWALPGLIVSVWASGGVPQFQTQD, from the coding sequence GTGCAAAACAACACCTGGACCGACGCCGCCCTTCTCGACCATCTCCAGAAGGCCGTCTACCTGGAGCTGTGGACCCTCCCCCTCTACCTGACGGCCGCCTATTCCTTGCAGGTCCCTGGCTCGGACTCCGAGAATCCGCCCCAGTTGAAGAGCCTCCGCGGCAAGAGCAACCCCAAGCGCAGCCGGGAGCAGCTCGCCTTCAACAACCTCTACTCGGTCGCCGTGCAGGAGATGCTGCACCTGGAGCTGGCCAGCAACCTCTTCAATGCGCTGTTCGCCCCCAGGGGACACACGCCGAAGTTCACGGGCGACTGGGCGCCCCGGTACGACCAGTGTCCCTCCTGGATCGCGCTCAAGAAGCCCGTGCAGCTCGGAGCGGTGAACCCCGAGCAGATGTCCCTCCTGGCCGCCATCGAAACCCCCGAGCCCGCGACCGATGGCGCGCCGAACGGGCCGCAGGAGACCTACGATTCCATCGGCCAGTTCTACAAGGCCGTCGAGCAGGGGGTGAATCAGCGCTGGAGCGAGCTTTACCAGCCCCACGCGGACCACCGGCAGAAGAGCGAATTCACCGACCCGAAATACCCAGGCGACGATTACACCGGCTTCAGCAGTGTCATCGACAGTCAGGACAGCGAAGCCGCGCGGAAGCAGGCGAACGCGGTGATCCAAGCCATCATCGGGCAGGGAGAGGGCAGCCGGGGACCGGTCATCGACTCGGACCTCCGCCCCGAGGACGCCAATGATGTCGAGGATCGGTTCAGCCATTTCGCGCGCTTCCGGATGGTGCAGGCGATGCTGAAGCTCGACGGCCCGCTGAAGACCTATCCCACCCCGGGGAGCAGAGGGCTCGCGACCGCGCAGCGGCAACTCACCGCCGGCTTCGCGAGCCTGCTGGCCGCGCTGGAGAAGGGTTACGCGGGGGACGACGCGCTCGACCTCGGGAGCATGTGGGCGCTCCCCGGGCTGATCGTGTCCGTGTGGGCCTCGGGCGGAGTGCCCCAGTTCCAAACCCAAGACTAA
- a CDS encoding HAD-IG family 5'-nucleotidase, translating into MIGHPSAPPPERGLFCNRTLNLRAIKAIGYDMDYTLIHYKVEVWEQRAYEHMRDRLVAQGWPVAHLRFDPALAMRGLIIDTDKGNLLKANRFGIVKKALHGTRPLSFEAQRDEYVHTLIDLHERRWVFLNTLFSLSEACLYAQVVDLLDEGKLGGPMGYNDLYEHVRRSLDATHMEGALKAEIIADPARYVLHDPDTALALLDQKNAGKKLLLITNSEWAYTLPMMHAAFDPYLPQGMTWRELFDVVIVSARKPEFFTTRASLFEVVTAPGQEGLLRPHTGPLKPGVPYFGGSAIEVERSLRMSGDEILYVGDHMFGDVHVSKNELRWRTALILRELEDEVRAISAFRATEARLAERMEQKERLEAEACQVRLELQRRRLGYAPRDESLPADEQLHARAAELRAQQEALDTELGPMARAASELSNPLWGLLTRAGNDKSHLARQVERYADIYTSRVSNFLFATPFVYLRSPRGSLPHDPSLPGGAPVFAAQTPGGDSGGP; encoded by the coding sequence ATGATTGGCCACCCGTCAGCCCCTCCCCCCGAGCGCGGGCTCTTCTGCAACCGAACCCTCAACCTGCGGGCCATCAAGGCCATCGGGTACGACATGGACTACACCCTCATCCACTACAAGGTGGAGGTGTGGGAACAGCGAGCGTACGAGCACATGCGCGACCGCCTGGTCGCCCAGGGCTGGCCCGTGGCCCACCTGCGGTTCGATCCCGCGCTCGCCATGCGCGGCCTCATCATCGACACCGACAAGGGAAACCTGCTCAAGGCCAACCGCTTTGGCATCGTGAAGAAGGCGCTGCATGGCACCCGGCCGCTGAGCTTCGAGGCCCAGCGCGACGAGTACGTGCACACCCTCATCGATCTGCACGAGCGGCGCTGGGTCTTCCTCAACACGCTCTTCTCCCTGTCCGAGGCGTGTCTCTACGCCCAGGTGGTGGACCTGCTGGACGAGGGCAAGCTCGGTGGCCCCATGGGCTACAACGATTTGTACGAGCACGTGCGCCGCAGCCTGGACGCCACGCACATGGAGGGCGCGCTCAAGGCGGAGATCATCGCCGACCCGGCGCGCTACGTGCTGCATGATCCGGACACGGCGCTCGCGCTGTTGGATCAGAAGAACGCGGGCAAGAAGCTCCTGCTCATCACCAACAGCGAGTGGGCCTACACCCTGCCCATGATGCACGCCGCGTTCGACCCGTACCTGCCCCAAGGCATGACGTGGCGCGAGCTGTTCGACGTGGTCATCGTCAGCGCGCGCAAGCCCGAGTTCTTCACCACGCGTGCCTCGCTCTTCGAGGTGGTGACGGCGCCGGGGCAGGAGGGGCTGTTGCGTCCGCACACGGGGCCGCTCAAGCCCGGGGTGCCCTACTTCGGGGGCAGCGCCATCGAGGTGGAGCGCTCGCTGCGCATGAGCGGGGATGAAATCCTCTACGTGGGCGACCACATGTTCGGCGACGTGCACGTGAGCAAGAACGAGCTGCGCTGGCGCACCGCGCTCATCCTGCGGGAGCTGGAGGACGAGGTGCGGGCCATCAGCGCCTTCCGGGCCACCGAGGCACGGCTCGCCGAGCGCATGGAGCAGAAGGAGCGGCTGGAGGCCGAGGCGTGTCAGGTGCGGCTGGAGTTGCAGCGGCGGCGGCTGGGGTACGCCCCGCGCGACGAGAGCCTGCCCGCGGACGAGCAGCTGCACGCGCGGGCGGCGGAGCTGCGCGCCCAGCAGGAGGCGCTCGACACGGAGCTGGGGCCCATGGCGCGCGCCGCGAGCGAGCTGTCCAACCCCCTCTGGGGCCTGCTCACCCGGGCGGGCAATGACAAGAGCCACCTGGCGCGGCAGGTGGAGCGCTACGCGGACATCTATACGTCCCGCGTGAGCAACTTCCTGTTCGCCACGCCCTTCGTCTACCTGAGGAGCCCCCGGGGCAGTCTTCCCCACGACCCGAGCCTGCCCGGCGGCGCGCCTGTCTTCGCGGCCCAGACCCCTGGAGGCGACAGCGGCGGGCCCTGA